The following is a genomic window from Thioclava electrotropha.
CGGAATTTGCCAAAACGCGCTCTACCTAGGGTTTAACTGGGTCGCGATGACCACGGTCGAAGCCTCGGTCGCGGCGATCATCGCCTCGACCATGCCGCTGATCGTCGGTGCGCTCGGCTGGATCGTCTTTCGCGACCGAATTCCGCCCCTCGGCATCGCCGGGCTTGTGGCAGGCTTCGCGGGCGTCGGCATCATCATGGGCGCGCGGCTGCAAGGCGGGATCGACCCGTTCGGGCTAGGCCTCTGCGTCGCAGGCGCACTGGCACTGGCGGTGGCGACGCTCACCGTGCGCGGCGCGAGCGGCGGCGGTGGCGGCGTACTGATGATCGTGGGCCTGCAGATGCTGGTGGGGGCTGTGAGCCTCGCCGTCGTCTCCGCCTTCACCGAGCATCTCTCTGTCGAGGTGACGCCGACACTGGCATTCGCCTTCACCTACACGGTGATCGTGCCGGGGCTGATGGCGACCTGGGTCTGGTTCCGCCTCGTGGGTCGCATCGGCGCAGTGCGCGCGGCGACCTTCCACTTCCTGACGCCGGTCTTCGGCGTCGCGATCGCCTGGGCGGTGCTGGGCGAGCATGTCGACTGGCACGACGCGCTTGGCGTGCTGGT
Proteins encoded in this region:
- a CDS encoding DMT family transporter; the encoded protein is MDLRAIGMGLAFALMWSSAFTSTHIIVAEAPPLAALALRFALSGGIGIALALAFGQSWRLSRAQWRATIIFGICQNALYLGFNWVAMTTVEASVAAIIASTMPLIVGALGWIVFRDRIPPLGIAGLVAGFAGVGIIMGARLQGGIDPFGLGLCVAGALALAVATLTVRGASGGGGGVLMIVGLQMLVGAVSLAVVSAFTEHLSVEVTPTLAFAFTYTVIVPGLMATWVWFRLVGRIGAVRAATFHFLTPVFGVAIAWAVLGEHVDWHDALGVLVIAGGILAVQISKQEARR